The following nucleotide sequence is from Streptomyces sp. HUAS CB01.
CGCCGCGCGCGTTGGGGCCGACCGGCATGCCGACGTAGAGGTGGGTGGCGGCGGCGGTCAGGTGGTTGCCCACGGCGTGGGAGGTGCCCGCCGTTCCCGGCAGACCCGCCTTGCCCGCCTCGACCACGACCTCGGAGGCTCCCGGGCTGCCGATCAGTGGCACGACCCGGACGGAGCCGGCGTCCTTCACGGTGCCGATGTCCTCTCCGGGGACGCCGATCGACAGCAGCACGGTCCGGGCGGTGCCGACCGCCCCGGGCCGGATGTTCACCGCGGCGACCTTCCGGCCGAAGTTGTCGCCGGCCTCGTGCTCGCCCGCGATGCCGGGGCTTCCCTGGGTGATCTCGGCGAGCTGCGTGATCTTGCCCGCCGCGTCCACGCGCACGGTCACGACGCGTCCGGCGTCCTTGATGAGCGTGCTTCCGCTGCCCATGTCCTCGCCCGGCGAGCCGATCGCGAGGATGGACTCCACCCCGGTGGACGTGGCGTTCGGGCGGTGCTCGACCATCGCCAGCGAGGCGCCGAACTGGTCGCCGGCCTCGGCGCCGCCACTGATCAGGTCCGAGTCCTGGTCGAAGCCGGCCAGCGGGGTGGGCCCGCCCGACGAGCCGACGGCGTGCCCGTAGATCTGCACCCCGCCCGAACCGGACTCGGTGCCGATGTCCTCGCCCGGGGTGCCGACGGCGAAGTGCCCGGGGGCACCGGCGACGGCGGTGCCGAACCGGTCGTCCTTCTCGGCGGCCCCGACCGCTCCGGGCTTGTCCTGGTGCGTCGAGGCGTTCGTGGTACCGCGCAGGTAGAAGACGTTGCCGGCGTTGGCCACGTCGGCCAGGTCCTCGCCGGGGACGCCGATGACGAGGTAGGGCTCGCCCGCGACGGTGGCACCCGCGGCCAGGGCGTGGCCCATCCGGTCGCCGGCCTCGCTGCCGGAGGCCTTGACGGCGCCCGCGCCACTGCCCTGCTCCAGGGTCAGTGCCGCGGGTCCCTTGGCCAGACCGCCGGTCGCGCCGTACAGCACCTGCACCATGCCCGCGTCCGCCGCGTCGCCGAGGTCCTCGCCCGGGATGCCCACGACGAGGTCGGTGCAGCCGTCCAGGTTGTGGTCGAAGCTTGCCAGCGCCTCGCCGAACTGGTCGTTCGCCTCCGCGCCGCCCGGAATGCCGGCGCTGTCCTGGTTCAATTCAGCCGTGCCCCCGCCGCCGCCGTACACGATCCGTACGACCCCGGCCTTGGCGTGCGTGCCGACCGTGGCCTTCGGATCCGAGACCGCGATGTCGCGAACTCCGTCGCAGTTGAAGTCGGTCGGCCTGGCGGCCGTGACGGTGGCGGAGACCCAGCCGGCCAGGTCGTCCGCGCGGGAGGCCACGGCGCCGGTGCGCGTCTCGCGCTCGCCGAAGCATCCGCCCTGCCAGGATCGGCTGTTGACGCCGACCAGCTGAGCCGAGCCGTTCGCCTCGCGGAGCAGCGGGGCGCCGGCGTCCCCCTTGCAGAGTCCGCCGTTCACGCCGGTGACGGCGATGTCGTCGGAGCCCGCGGTGTCCACCGTGAGTGACGCGGTGTGCGGTGTGCCCGGCACCCACTCGGTCCTGGTGCGGCCGTAGCCGACGGCCTTCAGCTCCTCGCCGGGGGCGGCCGCGGTCGCCGACACCGTCACCGGTGCCGTTCCGGAGATCGGCTTGGCGAGCCGGGCGAGGACGAGGTCGCGGCCGGCGCGGGGCACCAGCTCGACGATCTCGCCGGTCTTCCCGGCGACCGTGGCGGTCGTCCGGAGCGCGGGCTTGCCCGCGGCGACGGAAGCGGACTCCGGGTCGGCCGCGAAGCAACTCGCGGCGGTGAGGATCCACTGCGGGGCG
It contains:
- a CDS encoding S1 family peptidase, whose protein sequence is MTPVRPRAGASAALVAAVATAGALISVPAHAVAGDPAPDGSHAFTARLAIGADEAARACTGSLVAPQWILTAASCFAADPESASVAAGKPALRTTATVAGKTGEIVELVPRAGRDLVLARLAKPISGTAPVTVSATAAAPGEELKAVGYGRTRTEWVPGTPHTASLTVDTAGSDDIAVTGVNGGLCKGDAGAPLLREANGSAQLVGVNSRSWQGGCFGERETRTGAVASRADDLAGWVSATVTAARPTDFNCDGVRDIAVSDPKATVGTHAKAGVVRIVYGGGGGTAELNQDSAGIPGGAEANDQFGEALASFDHNLDGCTDLVVGIPGEDLGDAADAGMVQVLYGATGGLAKGPAALTLEQGSGAGAVKASGSEAGDRMGHALAAGATVAGEPYLVIGVPGEDLADVANAGNVFYLRGTTNASTHQDKPGAVGAAEKDDRFGTAVAGAPGHFAVGTPGEDIGTESGSGGVQIYGHAVGSSGGPTPLAGFDQDSDLISGGAEAGDQFGASLAMVEHRPNATSTGVESILAIGSPGEDMGSGSTLIKDAGRVVTVRVDAAGKITQLAEITQGSPGIAGEHEAGDNFGRKVAAVNIRPGAVGTARTVLLSIGVPGEDIGTVKDAGSVRVVPLIGSPGASEVVVEAGKAGLPGTAGTSHAVGNHLTAAATHLYVGMPVGPNARGALHALPWASLVDGASEPVVSYQPGAGGLPAAGDEFGTVSQ